A region of Vitis vinifera cultivar Pinot Noir 40024 chromosome 13, ASM3070453v1 DNA encodes the following proteins:
- the LOC100250496 gene encoding ETHYLENE INSENSITIVE 3-like 1 protein, which produces MGIFEEMGFCGNLDFLSAPPGEGEVAPENEPEATVEEDYSDEEMDVDELERRMWRDRMLLRRLKEQNKGKEGVDNAKQRQSQEQARRKKMSRAQDGILKYMLKMMEVCKAQGFVYGIIPEKGKPVSGASDNLRAWWKEKVRFDRNGPAAIAKYQADHSIPGKNEDCNTMASTPHTLQELQDTTLGSLLSALMQHCDPPQRRFPLEKGIAPPWWPTGNEEWWPQLGLPKDQGPPPYKKPHDLKKAWKVSVLTAVIKHMSPDIAKIRKLVRQSKCLQDKMTAKESATWLAIINQEEALSRKLYPDSCPPVPLAGGSGSFVISDTSDYDVEGVEDEANIEVEECKPRDVNLFNLGVGARDRLMVPPLAPSIKGELVETNSDFIQKRKQPPDEPHIMMDQKMYTCEYTQCPYNNYRLAFLDRASRNNHQMNCLYRSNSSQGFGMSNFQINNEKPAAFSLPFAQPKAAAPPVNQSPAFNVSGLGLPEDGQKMISDLMSFYDTNLQRNKSLNPGNLNVMEDQNQPQQQQQQQKFQLQLDDNFFNQGVMMGGNITEETNMPLNHSVFSSSEIQFDQCKAFDSPFDTNPNDNIADFRFGSPFNLAAVDYTVDPLPKQDVSMWYL; this is translated from the coding sequence ATgggaatttttgaagaaatgggTTTCTGTGGTAATCTTGATTTTCTATCGGCTCCACCAGGGGAAGGAGAGGTGGCTCCTGAAAATGAACCAGAGGCAACTGTGGAGGAGGATTATTCTGATGAGGAGATGGATGTTGATGAGCTTGAGAGGAGGATGTGGAGGGATCGCATGCTGCTGAGGCGGCTTAAAGAACAAAACAAGGGTAAGGAGGGAGTGGACAATGCTAAGCAGCGCCAGTCCCAGGAGCAAGCTCGAAGGAAGAAGATGTCCCGAGCACAGGATGGGATACTGAAATACATGCTGAAAATGATGGAAGTTTGTAAAGCTCAGGGTTTTGTCTATGGTATCATTCCCGAGAAGGGGAAACCAGTGAGCGGAGCATCTGACAATCTCCGGGCATGGTGGAAGGAGAAGGTGAGGTTTGATCGGAATGGCCCTGCTGCGATTGCGAAATACCAGGCTGATCATTCAATTCCTGGAAAGAATGAGGACTGCAATACAATGGCATCCACCCCCCATACCCTGCAGGAGCTACAAGACACCACACTTGGATCACTTTTGTCAGCTTTGATGCAGCACTGCGACCCACCTCAGAGGCGGTTCCCATTGGAGAAGGGTATTGCACCACCTTGGTGGCCTACTGGGAATGAAGAATGGTGGCCTCAATTGGGATTGCCCAAAGATCAGGGTCCTCCCCCATACAAGAAGCCTCATGATCTAAAGAAGGCTTGGAAGGTCAGTGTTCTCACTGCAGTGATCAAGCACATGTCCCCTGACATTGCTAAGATCCGCAAGCTTGTTCGTCAGTCTAAATGCTTGCAGGATAAGATGACTGCCAAAGAGAGTGCCACTTGGCTGGCCATTATCAACCAGGAAGAGGCGTTGTCCCGAAAACTGTATCCTGACAGCTGCCCACCTGTGCCTTTGGCTGGTGGGAGTGGATCTTTTGTCATCAGTGACACCAGTGATTATGATGTTGAGGGTGTGGAAGATGAGGCCAACATTGAAGTGGAGGAGTGCAAGCCCCGTGATGTCAATCTCTTCAATTTAGGCGTAGGAGCCAGAGATAGGCTTATGGTGCCACCACTGGCTCCTTCGATCAAGGGAGAGCTTGTAGAGACCAACTCAGATTTCATCCAGAAGAGGAAGCAGCCACCTGATGAGCCGCATATAATGATGGATCAGAAAATGTATACCTGTGAATACACTCAATGCCCCTACAACAATTACCGTCTTGCGTTTCTCGACAGGGCATCCAGAAACAATCATCAGATGAATTGTCTATACAGGAGTAATTCTTCACAAGGGTTTGGAATGtcgaatttccaaattaacaatGAGAAACCAGCAGCCTTCTCTCTACCCTTTGCTCAACCCAAGGCAGCAGCTCCACCAGTGAACCAGTCTCCTGCTTTCAATGTTTCAGGACTTGGACTTCCAGAAGATGGGCAAAAAATGATTTCTGACCTAATGTCATTCTATGACACAAATCTCCAGCGAAACAAGAGCTTGAATCCTGGGAACCTTAATGTTATGGAAGATCAAAATCAGccgcagcagcagcagcagcagcagaagTTTCAACTTCAGCTAGATGATAACTTCTTCAATCAGGGGGTTATGATGGGTGGCAACATCACTGAAGAAACAAACATGCCCTTAAATCATTCTGTTTTCTCGTCAAGTGAGATCCAGTTTGATCAGTGTAAAGCATTTGATTCTCCATTTGACACCAACCCAAATGACAACATTGCTGACTTTAGATTTGGGTCTCCATTCAACTTGGCAGCAGTAGATTATACGGTGGACCCACTGCCAAAGCAGGATGTATCCATGTGGTACCTTTGA